One genomic region from Pseudomonas sp. R5-89-07 encodes:
- a CDS encoding MFS transporter → MPSEPALLLRHHRPFIAFWLARIFTASGFQMLTVAIGWNLYQLTGNVLDLGLVGLVEFVPRVLFMLHTGHVADRYERRKVAAICQTVQALIALSLAIGGLTDSVTREMIFILAFLLGAARSFEMPTTQALLPSIVPSALFPRAVASSQSAQQLATIVAPALGGLLYAFGSVWVYGPTVALYLIACVLTLNLPARQTPLNKGKATLDSLLAGIRFIRSRPDILGAISLDLFAVLLGGATALLPVFAKDILLTGAWGLGLLRSAPAVGALLMSLWLARYAVDRKVGRVMFTAVGVFGVATIAFGLSTSFWFSLAVLVVLGAADMISMVIRASFVQLETPDEMRGRVSAVNGLFIGASNQLGEFESGITAHWFGTVPAVVMGGIGTLVVTGVWIKLFPTLANRDRMHVPLEEPALKPTA, encoded by the coding sequence ATGCCTAGCGAACCCGCGTTGCTCTTACGTCACCACCGCCCTTTCATCGCGTTCTGGCTGGCGCGGATCTTTACCGCCAGCGGCTTCCAGATGCTGACGGTGGCCATCGGCTGGAACCTCTACCAACTGACCGGCAATGTGCTGGACCTGGGCCTGGTCGGCCTGGTGGAGTTCGTGCCGCGCGTGCTGTTCATGCTGCACACCGGGCATGTGGCCGATCGCTATGAGCGGCGCAAAGTCGCTGCCATCTGCCAGACCGTACAGGCGCTGATTGCCCTGTCTTTGGCCATCGGCGGCCTGACAGACAGCGTGACCCGCGAGATGATCTTCATCCTTGCCTTCCTGCTGGGCGCCGCGCGCTCATTCGAAATGCCCACCACCCAGGCCCTGTTGCCGAGCATCGTGCCCAGCGCGCTGTTTCCCCGGGCCGTGGCCTCGTCGCAATCGGCGCAGCAATTGGCGACCATCGTCGCCCCGGCCCTCGGCGGTTTGCTTTATGCATTCGGCAGCGTCTGGGTGTACGGCCCCACCGTGGCGCTGTACCTGATCGCCTGCGTGCTGACCCTGAACCTGCCTGCGCGCCAGACGCCGCTGAACAAAGGCAAGGCCACCCTCGACTCGCTGCTGGCCGGGATTCGCTTTATCCGCAGCCGACCGGACATCCTCGGCGCCATTTCCCTGGACCTGTTCGCCGTGCTGCTGGGCGGCGCCACTGCGTTACTACCGGTGTTCGCCAAGGACATCCTGTTGACCGGCGCCTGGGGCCTGGGCCTGTTGCGCTCGGCACCGGCGGTGGGGGCGCTGCTGATGTCACTGTGGCTGGCGCGCTATGCGGTGGACCGCAAAGTCGGCCGCGTGATGTTCACCGCGGTCGGTGTGTTCGGCGTGGCGACCATCGCGTTCGGGCTGTCGACGTCGTTCTGGTTCTCCCTGGCGGTGCTGGTGGTGCTGGGCGCGGCGGACATGATCAGCATGGTGATCCGCGCGTCGTTCGTGCAGCTGGAAACGCCGGATGAGATGCGCGGCCGGGTGAGTGCGGTCAACGGCTTGTTTATCGGGGCGTCCAATCAATTGGGTGAGTTCGAATCGGGGATCACCGCCCACTGGTTCGGCACCGTGCCCGCCGTGGTCATGGGCGGGATTGGTACGCTGGTGGTGACCGGGGTGTGGATCAAGCTGTTCCCGACCCTGGCCAATCGGGACCGCATGCATGTGCCGCTGGAAGAGCCCGCTTTAAAACCCACCGCATAA
- a CDS encoding xanthine dehydrogenase family protein molybdopterin-binding subunit, which produces MSAIGKPLDRVDGLLKVTGKARYAGEFPENGLLHGSVVSSTIAKGRVIRIDASRALALPGVVAVIDHRNRPKIASYDDAFADADAADGSPFRPLYNDRVLYSGQPLALVLADNLELARHAGSLVDIEYAAEAFETDLITQQELAHPSPQTPPGPRGNFQAEWAGAAISLDLHYSTPIEHHNPMEPHASTVLYQPDGTLHIHDKTQGPQNCQAYVQKVFGLDKSQVRVFAAFVGGAFGSGLRPQYQLPLAVMASLALKRSVRVTLTRQQMFTFGYRPRTLQRLQMGAAANGRLLALGHTAIGQTSRFEDFSEHVVEWSGMLYHCDNVQLTYKLVPLDVYTPLDMRAPGAALGVLGLECAMDELACALAIDPVQLRLINYAERNQNEDKPWSSKALRECYSEGAERFGWSQRNPEPRSMREGRQLIGWGMAGGVWEAMQMKASAKARIDAQGKLTVSSATTDIGTGTYTVMTQIAAQASGVAMADVTFLLGDSSLPTAPLQGGSFTVSSVGTAVQQACEALNAKLLATARQVYPVFKDAQTVRFEDGQLHTGDVSVSLAQLVKDSGEDALEVQVDSEPDKKREGYATATHSAVFVEVRVDEDLGTIKVSRVVSAIAAGRVVNPKMARSQILGGVVWGIGMALHEETQIDHQLGRYMNHSLAEYHVPVNADIGEIDVVFVEEHDEVVNALGSKGVGEIGIVGVAAAVANAIYHATGKRVREFPITLDKVL; this is translated from the coding sequence ATGAGCGCCATCGGCAAACCCCTGGACCGTGTCGACGGTCTGCTCAAGGTCACCGGCAAAGCGCGCTATGCCGGCGAATTTCCCGAGAACGGCCTGCTGCATGGCAGCGTAGTGTCGAGCACGATCGCCAAAGGCCGGGTCATCCGTATCGATGCTTCCAGGGCCTTGGCGCTGCCGGGCGTGGTGGCGGTGATCGATCACCGCAACCGCCCGAAAATCGCCAGCTACGACGATGCCTTCGCCGATGCGGATGCCGCCGACGGCTCGCCGTTTCGTCCGCTGTACAACGACCGCGTGCTGTACAGCGGCCAGCCCCTGGCCCTGGTGCTCGCCGATAACCTGGAATTGGCGCGGCATGCCGGCTCGCTGGTCGACATCGAATACGCGGCCGAAGCCTTCGAAACGGACCTGATCACCCAGCAGGAACTGGCCCACCCTTCACCCCAGACACCGCCCGGGCCGCGTGGCAACTTCCAGGCCGAGTGGGCCGGTGCCGCCATCAGCCTCGACCTGCACTACAGCACGCCCATCGAACACCACAACCCGATGGAGCCTCACGCCAGTACGGTGCTGTACCAGCCCGACGGCACCCTGCATATCCACGACAAGACCCAAGGCCCGCAGAACTGCCAGGCCTATGTGCAAAAAGTGTTTGGCCTGGACAAAAGCCAGGTTCGCGTCTTCGCCGCGTTCGTCGGTGGCGCCTTTGGTTCGGGCCTGCGCCCGCAGTACCAACTGCCGCTGGCGGTGATGGCCTCGCTGGCGCTCAAACGCTCGGTGCGCGTGACCCTGACCCGCCAACAGATGTTCACCTTCGGCTACCGCCCGCGCACCTTGCAGCGTTTGCAGATGGGCGCCGCCGCCAATGGGCGTCTGCTGGCCCTGGGGCACACGGCGATTGGCCAGACTTCACGCTTCGAGGATTTCAGCGAACACGTGGTGGAATGGAGCGGCATGCTCTACCACTGCGACAACGTGCAGTTGACCTACAAACTGGTGCCGCTGGACGTCTACACCCCACTGGACATGCGCGCCCCCGGCGCCGCCTTGGGCGTGCTCGGCCTGGAATGCGCGATGGACGAACTGGCCTGCGCGCTGGCCATCGACCCGGTGCAGCTGCGCCTGATCAACTACGCCGAGCGTAACCAGAACGAAGACAAACCCTGGTCGAGCAAAGCCCTGCGCGAGTGTTACAGCGAAGGCGCCGAGCGTTTTGGCTGGAGCCAGCGCAACCCCGAGCCGCGCAGCATGCGCGAAGGCCGACAGTTGATCGGCTGGGGCATGGCCGGCGGTGTATGGGAAGCCATGCAGATGAAGGCCAGCGCCAAGGCGCGCATCGATGCACAGGGCAAACTTACCGTCAGCAGCGCCACCACCGATATCGGCACGGGCACTTACACCGTGATGACCCAGATCGCCGCTCAGGCCAGTGGCGTGGCCATGGCCGACGTCACTTTTCTGCTGGGCGATTCGTCCCTACCCACGGCGCCTTTGCAGGGCGGCTCGTTTACCGTGTCATCCGTCGGCACCGCCGTGCAACAGGCCTGCGAGGCACTCAATGCCAAGCTGCTGGCGACCGCTCGGCAGGTGTACCCGGTGTTCAAGGACGCTCAAACCGTTCGCTTCGAAGACGGCCAGTTGCACACCGGCGACGTGAGTGTGTCGTTGGCCCAGTTGGTCAAAGACAGCGGTGAAGACGCGCTGGAAGTGCAGGTCGACAGCGAACCCGACAAGAAACGCGAAGGCTATGCCACGGCCACCCATTCGGCGGTGTTCGTCGAAGTACGGGTGGACGAGGACCTCGGCACCATCAAGGTCAGTCGCGTAGTCAGCGCGATTGCAGCCGGGCGCGTGGTCAACCCGAAAATGGCGCGCAGCCAGATCCTCGGCGGGGTGGTGTGGGGCATTGGCATGGCGCTGCACGAAGAGACCCAGATTGACCATCAGCTGGGCCGCTATATGAACCACAGCCTGGCCGAGTACCACGTCCCGGTGAATGCCGATATCGGCGAGATTGACGTGGTGTTTGTCGAAGAGCACGACGAAGTGGTCAACGCGCTGGGGTCCAAGGGTGTGGGCGAGATCGGCATTGTCGGGGTCGCGGCAGCGGTGGCGAATGCCATCTATCACGCCACCGGCAAGCGAGTGCGGGAATTTCCGATCACCCTGGACAAGGTGCTCTAA
- a CDS encoding xanthine dehydrogenase family protein subunit M, with product MNPFHYSKPADVHEAVHLSSAASRFIAGGTNLLDLMKENISRPEHLIDITGLPLNAIEETAEGGLRIGALVSNADLAWHPLIEQRYPLLSQAILAGASPQLRNMASTGGNLLQRTRCYYFYDATVPCNKREPGSGCPARTGLNRIHAILGASEQCVATHPSDMCVALAALEARVHVEGRGGARVIEFADFHRLPGDAPQRDNQLADDELITAIELPADNLARHSHYLKIRDRASYAFALVSVAAALELDGDEIIDARLALGGVAHKPWRDRAVEASLIGRTVSRETFSNAAEALLQDAEPLQHNGFKIKLARRAIIRALSDAAVAGEQP from the coding sequence ATGAACCCCTTCCATTACAGCAAACCGGCCGATGTGCACGAAGCCGTGCATTTGAGCAGCGCGGCATCGCGTTTCATTGCCGGGGGCACCAACCTGCTGGACCTGATGAAAGAGAACATCAGCCGCCCCGAACACCTGATCGATATCACCGGATTGCCCCTCAATGCCATCGAAGAAACCGCCGAGGGCGGACTGCGCATCGGCGCGCTGGTCAGCAATGCCGACCTGGCCTGGCACCCGCTGATCGAACAGCGCTACCCGTTACTGTCCCAGGCCATTCTTGCCGGTGCCTCGCCACAGCTGCGCAACATGGCCAGTACTGGCGGCAACCTGCTGCAACGCACCCGTTGCTACTACTTCTATGACGCCACGGTGCCGTGCAACAAGCGCGAGCCCGGTAGCGGCTGCCCGGCGCGCACCGGCTTGAACCGCATCCATGCGATCCTCGGTGCCAGCGAGCAGTGCGTCGCTACCCATCCCTCGGACATGTGCGTGGCCCTGGCGGCGCTGGAGGCGCGGGTGCACGTCGAGGGGCGCGGCGGGGCGCGGGTGATCGAGTTTGCCGACTTCCACCGCCTGCCCGGTGATGCACCGCAACGCGACAACCAATTGGCTGACGACGAGCTGATCACCGCCATTGAGTTGCCTGCCGATAACCTGGCCCGCCACAGCCACTATCTGAAAATCCGCGACCGTGCCTCCTATGCCTTCGCGCTGGTGTCGGTGGCCGCTGCCCTTGAGCTGGACGGCGACGAGATCATCGACGCCCGCCTGGCCCTCGGCGGCGTTGCCCACAAACCCTGGCGCGACCGCGCGGTGGAAGCGTCGCTGATAGGGCGTACCGTCAGCCGGGAAACCTTCAGTAACGCCGCCGAGGCCCTGCTGCAAGATGCCGAGCCGCTGCAACACAACGGTTTCAAGATCAAGCTGGCGCGCCGCGCAATTATTCGTGCACTGAGCGACGCTGCGGTCGCAGGAGAACAGCCATGA
- a CDS encoding (2Fe-2S)-binding protein has product MSATPNGAAAQPFVAHPIRLTLNGQDRQLSVLPWTTLLDLLREQLDLVGSKKGCDHGQCGACTVLRDGKRINACLTLAVMCDGAELTTIEGLAHDDQLHPMQQAFIKHDAFQCGYCTPGQICSAVGLANEGRAHDSAQIQELMSGNLCRCGAYNNIRAAVEEALPACSNVGGKQ; this is encoded by the coding sequence ATGAGCGCGACCCCCAATGGCGCGGCGGCCCAGCCGTTCGTCGCCCACCCGATACGCTTGACCCTCAATGGCCAGGATCGCCAATTGAGTGTGTTGCCCTGGACCACCTTGCTCGACCTGTTGCGTGAACAGCTGGACCTGGTCGGCAGCAAAAAAGGCTGCGACCACGGCCAATGCGGCGCCTGCACCGTGTTGCGTGACGGCAAGCGCATAAACGCCTGCCTGACCCTGGCCGTGATGTGCGACGGCGCCGAGCTGACCACCATCGAAGGGCTGGCCCACGACGACCAACTGCACCCGATGCAGCAAGCCTTTATCAAGCACGACGCCTTCCAGTGCGGCTACTGCACGCCTGGCCAGATCTGTTCGGCCGTCGGCCTGGCCAACGAAGGCCGCGCCCACGACAGCGCACAAATCCAGGAATTGATGAGCGGCAATCTGTGCCGCTGCGGTGCCTACAACAATATCCGCGCGGCCGTCGAAGAAGCATTGCCGGCCTGCAGCAATGTGGGAGGCAAGCAATGA
- a CDS encoding DUF4879 domain-containing protein: MKKANVWSLALIPCLSLWLGAAPVWGAAAPALSEVRVFKVESAKCSETIPERVQTTQMCEHRGPTKVSVMEVGLGNSPMGRFNGAELNGQRTAVCQVGNISEACNGVGTLMGYIYVFDLNVQAQGWFEFTNTSINPPQNTLKAQLNIR; this comes from the coding sequence ATGAAAAAAGCCAACGTGTGGAGTCTAGCTCTGATCCCTTGTCTGAGCCTGTGGCTCGGCGCGGCACCGGTGTGGGGCGCGGCTGCACCGGCCTTGAGCGAGGTGCGGGTGTTCAAGGTTGAATCGGCGAAGTGCAGCGAGACCATCCCGGAACGTGTGCAGACCACCCAGATGTGCGAGCACCGTGGGCCTACCAAGGTCTCTGTAATGGAGGTCGGCCTGGGCAATAGCCCCATGGGCCGTTTCAATGGCGCCGAGTTGAACGGGCAACGCACGGCGGTGTGCCAGGTGGGAAACATCAGTGAGGCCTGCAACGGCGTGGGCACGCTGATGGGCTACATCTATGTGTTCGACCTGAACGTGCAAGCCCAGGGCTGGTTCGAATTCACCAATACCTCGATTAATCCTCCGCAGAACACCTTGAAAGCCCAGCTCAATATCCGCTGA
- a CDS encoding NCS2 family permease: MLEKLFQLKAHNTNVRTEILAGITTFLAMAYILFVNPSILGETGMDKGAVFVATCLAAAIGSTVMGLIANYPIALAPGMGLNAFFTYTVVLHMGHTWQVALGAVFISAVLFFLLSIFRIREWIINSIPLPLRSAIAAGIGLFLALIALHNAGIVVSNPATMVGLGDLKQPAPILATLGFALIVALEALAVRGAVLIGILAVTIVSIVMGFTPFGGVTSMPPSLAPTFLQLDIKGALDIGLVSVIFAFLFVDLFDNSGTLIGVAKRAGLMGKDGHMPKMGRALIADSTAAMAGSLLGTSTTTSYIESAAGVSAGGRTGLTAIVVAILFLLALFFSPLAASVPAFATAPALLFVAVLMTSGLAEIDWDDITVAAPVVITALAMPFTYSIANGIAFGFIAWTAIKLLSGRYRELNPALVILSILFVIKLGWFNA; encoded by the coding sequence ATGCTGGAAAAGCTGTTTCAACTCAAAGCCCACAACACCAACGTGCGCACCGAGATTCTTGCGGGTATCACGACGTTCCTGGCCATGGCCTACATCCTGTTCGTGAACCCGAGCATCCTCGGCGAAACCGGCATGGACAAAGGCGCGGTATTTGTCGCGACCTGCCTGGCGGCGGCCATCGGTTCGACCGTGATGGGCCTGATCGCCAACTACCCGATTGCCCTGGCGCCGGGCATGGGCCTCAACGCCTTCTTCACCTACACCGTGGTCCTGCACATGGGCCACACTTGGCAGGTGGCATTGGGCGCGGTGTTCATTTCGGCGGTGTTGTTCTTCCTGCTGTCGATCTTCCGTATCCGTGAGTGGATCATCAACAGCATTCCCCTGCCCCTGCGCTCGGCGATTGCCGCCGGTATCGGCCTGTTCCTGGCGCTGATCGCCCTGCACAACGCCGGTATCGTGGTGAGCAACCCGGCCACCATGGTCGGCCTGGGTGACCTGAAACAACCGGCGCCGATCCTCGCCACCCTCGGTTTCGCGCTGATCGTGGCGCTGGAAGCCCTGGCGGTGAGAGGCGCCGTGCTGATCGGCATCCTGGCGGTCACCATCGTGTCCATCGTCATGGGCTTCACCCCGTTCGGCGGCGTGACTTCGATGCCGCCGTCCCTGGCCCCGACCTTCCTGCAACTGGACATCAAGGGCGCGCTGGACATCGGCCTGGTCAGCGTGATCTTCGCCTTCCTGTTCGTCGACCTGTTCGACAACTCCGGCACCCTGATCGGCGTGGCCAAGCGCGCCGGGCTGATGGGCAAGGATGGCCATATGCCGAAAATGGGCCGTGCGCTGATCGCCGACAGCACGGCAGCCATGGCCGGTTCCCTGCTGGGCACCTCGACCACCACCAGCTACATCGAGTCCGCAGCCGGCGTGAGCGCCGGGGGCCGTACCGGCTTGACCGCCATCGTGGTTGCGATCCTGTTCCTGCTGGCGCTGTTCTTCTCGCCCCTGGCGGCCAGCGTACCGGCCTTCGCCACCGCGCCGGCGCTGCTGTTCGTGGCCGTACTGATGACGTCGGGCCTGGCTGAAATCGACTGGGACGACATTACTGTGGCAGCGCCGGTGGTGATCACCGCCCTGGCGATGCCCTTCACTTACTCCATCGCCAACGGCATCGCCTTCGGTTTCATCGCCTGGACCGCCATCAAGCTGCTTTCGGGCCGCTACCGTGAGCTGAACCCGGCACTGGTGATTCTGTCGATTCTGTTCGTGATCAAGCTGGGCTGGTTCAACGCATGA
- the trmA gene encoding tRNA (uridine(54)-C5)-methyltransferase TrmA — translation MTFDAARYTAQLQDKVTRLRDLLAPFDAPEPQVFDSPLQHFRLRAEFRLWREGGDRHYAMFAQDDKRTPILIEEFPIASQRINQLMPQLKAAWQASAALSHKLFQVEFLTTLAGDAMITLCYHRPLDEHWHTAANQLATELNVSIIGRSKGKRDVIGHDYVVEKLDVGGRTFSYRQPEGAFTQPNGTVNQKMLNWAYEALGDRPDDLLELYCGNGNFTLPLATRVRNVLATEISKTSVNAALSNLDENAVGNVTLVRLSAEELTEALNEVRPFRRLQGIDLKSYEFGSVFVDPPRAGMDPDTCELTRRFDNILYISCNPETLAANIAQLHDTHRITQCAMFDQFPWTHHMESGVLLTRR, via the coding sequence ATGACTTTCGACGCCGCACGCTACACCGCTCAATTGCAAGACAAGGTCACGCGCCTGCGTGACCTGCTGGCACCCTTCGATGCGCCCGAGCCGCAGGTTTTCGACTCGCCGCTGCAGCACTTCCGCCTGCGCGCCGAGTTCCGCCTGTGGCGTGAAGGCGGGGATCGCCACTACGCGATGTTCGCTCAGGACGACAAGCGCACGCCAATCCTGATCGAAGAGTTCCCCATCGCCAGTCAGCGCATCAACCAGTTGATGCCCCAGCTCAAGGCCGCCTGGCAAGCCAGCGCAGCCCTGAGCCACAAACTGTTCCAGGTGGAGTTCCTTACCACACTGGCCGGCGATGCGATGATCACCCTGTGCTATCACCGCCCGCTGGATGAGCACTGGCACACCGCCGCCAACCAGCTGGCGACCGAGCTGAACGTGAGCATCATCGGCCGCTCCAAGGGCAAGCGCGATGTGATCGGCCACGACTACGTGGTGGAAAAACTCGACGTGGGCGGCCGCACCTTCAGCTACCGCCAACCCGAAGGCGCCTTCACCCAGCCCAACGGCACGGTGAACCAGAAGATGCTCAACTGGGCGTACGAAGCCCTGGGCGATCGCCCGGATGATCTGCTGGAGCTGTACTGCGGCAACGGCAACTTCACCCTGCCGCTGGCAACCCGCGTGCGTAACGTGCTGGCGACCGAAATCAGCAAGACATCGGTCAATGCCGCCTTGAGCAACCTCGATGAGAATGCCGTGGGCAACGTCACCCTGGTGCGCCTGTCTGCCGAAGAACTCACCGAGGCCCTAAATGAGGTGCGCCCGTTCCGCCGCCTGCAGGGTATCGACCTGAAAAGCTACGAATTCGGCAGCGTATTCGTCGACCCGCCCCGCGCCGGCATGGACCCGGACACCTGCGAACTCACCCGGCGTTTCGACAACATCCTGTACATCTCCTGCAACCCGGAAACACTGGCGGCCAACATCGCGCAGCTGCATGACACGCACCGCATTACCCAGTGCGCCATGTTTGACCAGTTTCCGTGGACGCACCATATGGAATCAGGTGTATTGCTGACCCGCCGATAA
- a CDS encoding DUF2442 domain-containing protein yields MKKIVKANVKPYVPLSDADVDKAIARGRKLKRLYANASNVRYQDDCISIGFSDGSRVMLPVAGLPEFKTFSPQDFQQLEVGFGGKALCCEAQDLDVSITGLIATSQPLMDLATSLVASRNGRKRSAAKSAAARANGKKGGRPRKEVLEPSDSTDI; encoded by the coding sequence ATGAAGAAAATCGTAAAAGCCAACGTCAAACCCTACGTGCCTCTGAGCGATGCCGACGTCGACAAGGCAATCGCCCGTGGGCGCAAGCTCAAGCGTCTGTATGCCAACGCCAGCAACGTGCGCTATCAAGACGACTGCATCTCCATTGGCTTCAGCGATGGCAGCCGTGTCATGTTGCCGGTGGCCGGTCTGCCGGAGTTCAAAACGTTTTCCCCGCAGGACTTCCAGCAATTGGAGGTCGGTTTCGGCGGCAAGGCGCTTTGCTGTGAGGCCCAGGACCTGGACGTTTCGATCACTGGCCTTATCGCCACAAGCCAGCCTCTGATGGACCTCGCTACTAGCCTGGTAGCCTCCCGAAACGGTCGCAAACGCAGCGCCGCCAAATCGGCCGCCGCCCGGGCCAATGGCAAGAAGGGCGGCCGGCCGCGCAAGGAAGTTTTGGAACCCAGCGACTCGACGGATATATGA
- a CDS encoding DUF4160 domain-containing protein, producing the protein MRVGAYKGYVISVFLRDEHCPPHVHVRGRAWDARFRFSFLDGDVELWDVNPERRQPPKAVLEELREAIMQRHYLARARRIWWENLQTVCLENHSWDWEASELLPGLIIRRGVYVIARARHDVVGQKTMLSLVRAPGSVEIEL; encoded by the coding sequence ATGAGAGTAGGTGCTTACAAGGGATATGTAATTTCGGTATTTCTCAGGGATGAGCATTGCCCGCCTCATGTGCATGTCAGGGGAAGGGCATGGGATGCGCGTTTTCGTTTCAGTTTTCTGGATGGGGACGTGGAGCTTTGGGATGTAAACCCTGAACGCCGCCAACCACCCAAAGCGGTCTTGGAGGAATTACGCGAGGCAATAATGCAGCGGCACTACTTGGCGCGGGCACGCAGGATCTGGTGGGAAAATCTGCAAACGGTTTGCCTGGAGAACCATTCCTGGGATTGGGAAGCCAGTGAATTGTTGCCGGGGTTGATCATTCGGCGGGGTGTCTATGTGATCGCACGTGCGCGGCACGATGTGGTGGGGCAAAAAACAATGTTGAGCCTGGTCAGGGCACCGGGGTCTGTGGAGATTGAATTATGA
- the aroQ gene encoding type II 3-dehydroquinate dehydratase, which yields MPPIVLVLNGPNLNLLGTREPATYGHETLADIAALCGRSAEKFGLTIEFRQTNHEGELLDWIHAARARCAGIVINPAAWTHTSVAIRDALVASEVPVIEVHLSNVHAREAFRHHSFVSPIAKAVLAGFGSHGYHLALEHFSHTLKGCA from the coding sequence ATGCCACCCATCGTGCTGGTGCTCAACGGCCCCAATCTCAATCTGCTCGGCACCCGCGAGCCCGCCACTTATGGCCACGAAACCCTGGCCGACATCGCGGCCCTGTGTGGTCGCAGCGCGGAAAAATTCGGGCTGACCATCGAATTTCGCCAAACCAACCATGAAGGCGAGCTGCTCGACTGGATCCACGCCGCCCGCGCCCGTTGCGCCGGGATCGTGATCAACCCGGCGGCCTGGACCCACACATCGGTGGCGATACGCGATGCGCTGGTGGCCAGCGAAGTGCCGGTGATCGAAGTGCATTTATCCAACGTGCATGCCCGTGAGGCGTTTCGTCACCACTCATTTGTCTCGCCTATCGCCAAGGCGGTACTGGCCGGGTTTGGCAGCCACGGCTACCACTTGGCCCTGGAACACTTCAGTCACACGTTGAAAGGATGCGCCTGA
- a CDS encoding shikimate dehydrogenase, producing MMKPRVLAGLIGAGIQASRTPALHEQEGDAQGLRYLYRLIDLEALRLDSHALPDLLRAAEQMHFTGLNITYPCKQAILPLLDELSDEAKGIGAVNTVVFKDGKRIGHNTDCLGFAEGFRRNLNDVPRQRVVQMGAGGAGAAVAHALLAEGVEHLSIFDVDTHRARELVDNLAQRFGAGRAQVGSDLVNAMAETDGLVNTTPMGMAKLPGTPVPAALLHAGLWVAEIVYFPLETELLRDARALGCRTLDGGNMAVFQAVKAFELFSGEAADAGRMLAHFQSMES from the coding sequence CTGATGAAACCCCGCGTTCTCGCCGGCCTGATCGGCGCCGGCATCCAGGCCTCCCGCACGCCCGCCCTGCATGAGCAGGAAGGCGACGCCCAGGGCCTGCGCTACCTGTATCGTCTGATCGACCTGGAAGCGCTGCGCCTAGACAGCCACGCCCTGCCCGATCTGCTGCGCGCCGCCGAACAGATGCACTTCACCGGTTTGAACATTACCTACCCGTGCAAGCAGGCGATCCTGCCGTTGCTGGATGAATTATCCGACGAGGCGAAAGGCATTGGCGCAGTCAATACTGTGGTGTTCAAGGACGGCAAGCGCATCGGCCATAACACCGACTGCCTGGGGTTTGCCGAAGGTTTCCGACGCAACTTGAACGATGTGCCGCGCCAGCGTGTGGTGCAGATGGGAGCCGGCGGTGCGGGCGCGGCGGTGGCGCATGCGCTGCTGGCCGAAGGTGTGGAACACTTGAGTATTTTCGACGTGGACACCCACCGCGCCCGCGAGCTTGTGGATAACCTCGCCCAGCGTTTTGGTGCTGGTCGCGCCCAGGTCGGCAGCGACTTGGTCAACGCCATGGCTGAGACCGATGGCCTGGTCAATACCACACCGATGGGCATGGCCAAGCTGCCCGGCACACCGGTGCCTGCCGCGTTATTACATGCAGGGCTGTGGGTGGCGGAAATCGTCTACTTCCCATTGGAAACCGAGCTGCTGCGCGACGCCCGCGCCCTGGGTTGCCGTACCTTGGATGGCGGCAATATGGCGGTGTTTCAGGCGGTAAAGGCGTTTGAGTTGTTCAGTGGCGAGGCGGCAGATGCCGGCAGGATGTTGGCGCATTTCCAAAGTATGGAAAGCTAA